The Chryseobacterium sp. LJ668 genome segment ATTTTAGGTGTGGAATTTAATTACTGCTTAATCATTTCATAAGTATCATCTTCACCCACAGTTTTATTGATAAAATTGCTTTTAAGAAAATATTTTTTATTGTTTTTTGTCATTATAAAAGTAGAATTCTTGTTATTTTTTTCAGAGAGTACAATTTCATTATCCTTTTCAGTTAAAATGATTAAGTCTTTTTTTATGTTCTCAACATAACTGTCAAGTTGAAATTGAGCAGAATTTTTCTGGATCTGAATATTGATCATCCCCTTGCTTCGCGGATCTCCGGATTCTTCTTTCATTCTTAAAAAGCTGCCTGAAAAGTTGCCAATCCATTGTGAAGTTTTAATAGTATTGGTTTCAAAGCTCCATTTTTTAAGTAATTTCTGATTCCATTTCAATGACAAAACTTTGTTGTTTCCTACAGTTTCTGTAGTTACAGTGACATCGGCTGATTTAAGATTGAGCGTATCTGTAATTCTATATTTTTCGACATCATCATTTTTCAAAAATTTCTCTAAAGAAAAAATATAGTTTTTTGTATTTCTCTCTTTATAAATACTATAGCTTAGGCTATCAATTCCTGTCTTTGCCGTTTTATAGGTTTCTACATCAGTCATTTCATCCCCTGAAAAAAACTCCTTATTTATGTAAATATCTTTTTGAGAGGAAGCCTTTGAAATCAGTGTATCTTTAACCCCATCTGATACAGCAGATTTTGAAAAAGATTTATTTTCTCTACAGGCTGTAAAAATGATAAATACAGAGAATATGAATATTAATTTTTTTTTGATCATTTGATATTATATTTGGGTTGTTTGATCAGGACTCGTGTTGACGCCTGTTTTTAATTCTGCAATTGTAGTGAGAGGATCTACTCTTCCGCCCGTTCTGTTTCCGGTAGTTCGTACTTCAAAATGCAAGTGGTTCATTTTTGATTCCTGACCTGAAGCATTTCCGGTTTGACCCGTTTTCCCTATAGGATTTCCTGCAACGACCGGATCTTTTGCGCTGACATTCACTTCTGAAAGGTGAGCATAGAAGAAATAGTAGGTAGTTCCTTTATAATCACCTTTTATATTAATTGTATTACCATAAGTAGTAGATTCGTAAACTTCATGTACTTCACCGGTTACACAGGCGTAAACCTGAGTTCCGATCGGTGCATAAAGATCTAAACCGTCATGACTACCGCTGTGTCTGATCGGAGCGTCACCATGATCACTTGACTGGGGAGAAAATCCGCTTCCATACCATCCTCGAAGCTCCATTCTGGCTAAAGGATGATGCCAGTCTGAACTTCCTCCTTCATTTCCACAATTACATGGAATGCCGAATTCTTTTAAAAATCCTTTTTTAATGTGTAAATCACTGGTACCTGCCAATTCTTCACTCAAAAACTTTTCATATTTCGCTAAAGCAACATCCATTGTCTGAGCCGGCTGACCATATCTTCCGGGAGGAAGACTTGCCCATTCGTAGCTTCCATATTGCTCTAATGATTCTTTGATCTGGTTTTTGGTGATCAAATCTAAACTGCCTGATCTTTTATGTTTTAAAATAATTACACATAATTTATCCTGAGATTCTGCAGTAAAATCTGGTATAGAATATTTTTTTACATAATCATGAGATTCCTCATAAACACCAGCTTTTTTATTATCAGAAGTTAATTTTTCACCTTTTAACCACCAATAGGTGTATCTCATAATCTGGTAAGCACCTGCAGCTGAAGATGAATATGCTCCTGCCGTGATCACCGTCTCAGGATGCGTTGACATATCAGAAAATTGCGCACCGCTATATTGAGTGGTATAGCCTTTTTCGCCTTCAGTACCTTCACCTATTCTCAGCATCCTCATAAATGCACGAATTCTTTGTTCACATTCACAGTTTTTTCCTACGGTAAAATAGGCTCCGTCGGTTTTCAGAAAATCTTTATCATGTTGCTTTTCGCCTTGTGCTTTAGCTTGTATATAAAGAAGTTCCGGTTCTTTTTTGTACAATTTAAATGTAATTTTATCACCGGGATTATACGTTTTTATTTCTAAAGATTTTTCAATGTCTTCCAAATATGCTGCTTTACCATCTTCAATTTTGGGGTTGCCTCGTTTTCCTTCTTTTGCATTCGTAAGTATTGCCTTTGCTATATTTTTTTTAGCCGTTTCATTAGCAATTGCTGTAACACCTGCAAATGTGTAATCGTATGTTCCGTCTTCTTTTCCTTTGGTTAATTTATCTTTCCAAATTTTCAGTTCATCATTAGATTTTGGTCTGAGATGAATAGGAACTTTTGCTACCCCATTTTCTATGGTCGCTGTAAACTGCGATTTCTCAGTACCAGGAACTTCACCTGTGGCCGGTGTAGCCTGTTCCATTTGTGCTTCGGTAATTTCTAAAATGGGTAAGACAGCACCTGCGGAACCTTTTAGCAGACCATCTTTCTCTTTGATTATTAAAGTAGCCTGTTTTCCGTTTAAACCTGAAGTTCTTGCGACTAAATATAACTTCGTATCAAGAGGAGCACTGTTTACTTTTTTAAACTCTGCACCTAATTTAAAAGTCTGGAAAGTAACCTTTTCATTTTTATTATAAACGTCTTTGGTTAATCCAGCTTTTATTGCTTCAAGAGTTGTATATTCTTTTTTCTCCGCCAATGCTTTTACAGCAGATTTTCCAAGAATAATTCCGGCAATACGATTTTTTTCTGCATCTGTCGCAGATCTATTTCCGTTGCTTCCGATTGTATATTCAAAACTGCCTGCAACTTCACCTGTTTGCTTGGTATATTCTTTTTTCGCAAAATAAGCATCCAAAAGCTCTTCCACTGTTGAATCTTGCACCACACTCACTGTTCTGCCTCCTGCAGGCTGCTGTGTTGGAGTCTGTGTCGGATTGATAGTGCCTTGTGATTCTCCCCAGTCCCAAAGCTCAAGATTATCCCACCAGTTTTTTACCGTATCTAAAATGCCTTTTTCTTCTTTTTGGGATTGTGGTTTTGATTCGGCGGGTGAACCTTGTGCTCTTGGCGGAACATTACTTGAAGGACGTGGAGATTGTGTAGCCGGAGGAGGCGTAGTATTTCCAGATTGAGGTCTTGTTTGCGATGTTGAAGCCGGAATATGTGAAGGATTATTCACATGTATATTATCGGTTGCATGCTTTCTGTCTGAAAAATATTCTACCGTTACATAAAATTCCAGCTTTTGAGGATCAGTTTCTCCCCGCATTGCTTTTTGCATCAAAGCTCTCGTCAACATAAATTCGGCGGTAGCAACACCACTTCTGTCAACAGTTGATTCTTTGGTTTCAATTAAAAGATTACTGGCATTATGCCCCTCACCGACAGCATCATCTTCCCAAAGAGAAAATTTTAATTTCTGACCTGTAAGATTCACACACTGTGCTCTAGCACGCATTTTTTCAGAATAGCTAAATACCGTTCCCGGCGTATCATCTACATATTGAAGCTCTACTTTGTTGATTCTCGGAATTGCAACAGGTTGCGGATTGATGTCTAAAGTTGTGGGGCCGTTTCCTTCGGGCTCATAGAGATAAGCTTCGAGACGATAGGTATTTCTTTGGGCAACCTCTCCGAATGTAAAAGTTCCCGAGCCTGTTTTTTTAATATTAGTAGAAGTAAATCTTCCGTTGGAACGTTTCTTAAACAATTCCCAGGTTACAGCAGCGTCACTTCGTTGAGATTGCGGTGTAGCTGGGTACCAATCGGTAACGCTATAGACTGTAGCTTCTCCAATTTTGGGAGAGGTATTTCCTGTTATTTTTGAAACTCCTTTTTTTGACATCACAGAAATTTTTTAAATTAATAAGCGTCTAATTCACTTTCAAAAACATTTTCTTTGAAATCCTCCACATCAACAAGCGGATTGATGTGTCTCACCGTTTTGGCATCGGCATTTTTCACATTCTGCTTGCTGATCTCACCACGCTGCCCGTGATCTTTAATTGTGATCAATCCACCGACCGTACATTGAAGTTCTGACATTTCTGTCACGGCTTT includes the following:
- a CDS encoding peptidoglycan DD-metalloendopeptidase family protein — encoded protein: MSKKGVSKITGNTSPKIGEATVYSVTDWYPATPQSQRSDAAVTWELFKKRSNGRFTSTNIKKTGSGTFTFGEVAQRNTYRLEAYLYEPEGNGPTTLDINPQPVAIPRINKVELQYVDDTPGTVFSYSEKMRARAQCVNLTGQKLKFSLWEDDAVGEGHNASNLLIETKESTVDRSGVATAEFMLTRALMQKAMRGETDPQKLEFYVTVEYFSDRKHATDNIHVNNPSHIPASTSQTRPQSGNTTPPPATQSPRPSSNVPPRAQGSPAESKPQSQKEEKGILDTVKNWWDNLELWDWGESQGTINPTQTPTQQPAGGRTVSVVQDSTVEELLDAYFAKKEYTKQTGEVAGSFEYTIGSNGNRSATDAEKNRIAGIILGKSAVKALAEKKEYTTLEAIKAGLTKDVYNKNEKVTFQTFKLGAEFKKVNSAPLDTKLYLVARTSGLNGKQATLIIKEKDGLLKGSAGAVLPILEITEAQMEQATPATGEVPGTEKSQFTATIENGVAKVPIHLRPKSNDELKIWKDKLTKGKEDGTYDYTFAGVTAIANETAKKNIAKAILTNAKEGKRGNPKIEDGKAAYLEDIEKSLEIKTYNPGDKITFKLYKKEPELLYIQAKAQGEKQHDKDFLKTDGAYFTVGKNCECEQRIRAFMRMLRIGEGTEGEKGYTTQYSGAQFSDMSTHPETVITAGAYSSSAAGAYQIMRYTYWWLKGEKLTSDNKKAGVYEESHDYVKKYSIPDFTAESQDKLCVIILKHKRSGSLDLITKNQIKESLEQYGSYEWASLPPGRYGQPAQTMDVALAKYEKFLSEELAGTSDLHIKKGFLKEFGIPCNCGNEGGSSDWHHPLARMELRGWYGSGFSPQSSDHGDAPIRHSGSHDGLDLYAPIGTQVYACVTGEVHEVYESTTYGNTINIKGDYKGTTYYFFYAHLSEVNVSAKDPVVAGNPIGKTGQTGNASGQESKMNHLHFEVRTTGNRTGGRVDPLTTIAELKTGVNTSPDQTTQI